A single window of Nocardia higoensis DNA harbors:
- a CDS encoding nuclear transport factor 2 family protein translates to MSVSTADQLAIAQVIGLHGHLIDAGAFDRFGEVFTEDVTYDLTAFDAGIVRGHVALAALALALGDSNPVGHHVTNLVFTGAEGDVVTAMSKGLVVYADGTCSGVVYHDTLASTAAGWRIAHRRVTPRRRPLHP, encoded by the coding sequence ATGAGTGTCTCGACAGCAGACCAACTGGCGATCGCGCAGGTGATCGGCTTGCATGGGCATCTGATCGACGCGGGCGCCTTCGACCGCTTCGGTGAAGTCTTCACCGAAGACGTCACCTACGACCTCACCGCCTTCGACGCGGGCATCGTGCGCGGACATGTGGCACTGGCCGCGCTGGCGCTCGCACTCGGCGACAGCAACCCGGTCGGCCACCACGTCACCAATCTGGTGTTCACCGGCGCGGAAGGCGACGTGGTCACAGCGATGTCGAAAGGGCTGGTGGTGTACGCCGACGGCACGTGCTCCGGTGTCGTCTATCACGACACCCTCGCGAGCACAGCCGCCGGTTGGCGCATCGCCCACCGTCGTGTCACTCCCCGGCGACGACCGCTTCATCCCTGA
- a CDS encoding cation:proton antiporter yields the protein MELHAFPIIAAVLAIAVAIGSVAVRLRQPLIVSFIGVGILVGPLGTGWVQADDTIELLSRMGIAILLFLVGLRLDLHLIRSTGRVALVTGLVQIALTAMGGYLIALAFGMSSVAALYVGIALAFSSTIIVVKLLSDKHELDQLHGRIAVGILIVQDLVVVLVMITLTAFAQPANGDSLLGVAAILGKGVGLLAGTGLLMRFVLPWLLEHVARSQELLVLFGVAYAASVAAVSEWLGFGTEVGAFLAGVSLASTPYRDALGARMVSLRDFLLLFFFVDLGARLQFDNVVEQISEAVVLSVFVLLVKPLIILVTMSALRYPARVGLPTGLTMAQISEFSLILAALGLGLGHIDSATVSLITVVGLVTITGSTYLIMYSGWIRDRLEPRFAVLDRTHSPAATAQDPDTDTDVILYGLGRFGRHLAERLSGRGIQVLVVDFDPHRIATTVPEGVAAVFGSAEDVDLLNALPLERTRCVVSAIPVVSTNLALLHNLRHHGYAGPVVLTAHTIRDAGLLREAGVTVVLEPFTTAATTTADTLHQLLRRLDED from the coding sequence GTGGAGTTACACGCTTTTCCGATCATCGCGGCCGTGCTGGCGATCGCTGTTGCCATCGGATCGGTGGCAGTGCGGCTGCGACAGCCGCTGATCGTCTCCTTCATCGGTGTCGGCATCCTGGTCGGGCCGCTGGGAACCGGATGGGTCCAGGCCGACGACACGATCGAACTGCTCTCGCGCATGGGGATCGCGATCCTGCTCTTCCTCGTCGGGCTCCGGCTGGATCTGCATCTGATCCGCAGCACGGGCAGGGTCGCGCTGGTCACCGGCCTCGTCCAGATCGCCTTGACCGCGATGGGCGGATATCTGATCGCCCTGGCATTCGGGATGAGCTCGGTCGCCGCCCTGTATGTGGGAATCGCGCTCGCCTTCTCCTCCACGATCATCGTGGTCAAACTGCTGTCGGACAAACACGAACTGGATCAGCTGCACGGCCGGATCGCGGTCGGCATCCTGATCGTGCAAGACCTCGTCGTGGTCCTGGTGATGATCACGCTCACCGCTTTCGCACAGCCGGCGAACGGTGATTCGCTGCTCGGTGTCGCCGCCATCCTCGGCAAAGGCGTCGGCCTGCTCGCCGGAACCGGACTGCTCATGCGCTTCGTGCTGCCCTGGCTGCTCGAACACGTCGCGCGATCGCAGGAACTGCTCGTCCTCTTCGGTGTCGCGTATGCCGCGTCGGTGGCCGCGGTCAGCGAATGGCTCGGATTCGGCACAGAGGTCGGTGCTTTCCTGGCCGGCGTTTCGCTGGCCTCCACCCCGTACCGCGACGCACTCGGCGCCCGCATGGTGAGCCTGCGCGACTTTCTGCTTCTCTTCTTCTTCGTCGACCTGGGCGCCCGGCTCCAGTTCGACAATGTCGTCGAACAGATCTCCGAAGCCGTCGTGCTCTCGGTGTTCGTGCTGCTGGTCAAACCGCTCATCATTCTCGTGACCATGTCCGCACTCCGGTATCCGGCGAGAGTCGGCCTGCCCACCGGCCTGACGATGGCCCAGATATCGGAATTCTCGTTGATTCTCGCGGCGCTCGGTCTCGGGTTGGGCCACATCGACAGCGCGACGGTCAGTCTGATCACGGTGGTCGGGTTGGTCACCATCACCGGTTCGACGTATCTGATCATGTACTCGGGCTGGATTCGCGACCGGCTCGAGCCGCGCTTCGCGGTCTTGGACCGCACCCACAGCCCGGCAGCGACGGCGCAGGACCCTGATACAGACACCGATGTGATCCTCTACGGCCTCGGCAGATTCGGACGCCATCTGGCAGAGCGGCTGAGCGGGCGCGGAATCCAGGTTCTGGTCGTCGATTTCGACCCGCATCGGATCGCGACCACCGTTCCCGAGGGAGTGGCGGCGGTGTTCGGAAGCGCCGAGGACGTCGATCTGCTCAACGCCCTGCCCTTGGAGCGCACCCGCTGCGTGGTCAGTGCCATTCCGGTGGTGAGCACCAATCTGGCGTTGCTGCACAACTTGCGCCACCACGGCTATGCCGGACCGGTCGTGTTGACCGCGCACACCATCCGCGACGCGGGCCTGCTGCGTGAGGCCGGTGTCACCGTGGTGCTGGAACCGTTCACGACAGCGGCGACCACCACCGCCGACACCCTGCATCAGCTGCTCAGAAGGCTCGACGAGGACTGA
- a CDS encoding MarR family winged helix-turn-helix transcriptional regulator → MAELSTLDQQLCFQLYSASRTMTAIYRPKLEAMGITYPQYLVMLLLWERDGRTVRDLGEKLALDSGTLSPLLKRLEGGGLVERSRSATDERRVEIRLTERGSALREQACGIPEEIFDATGLRPEEAIALRDTLARLRRAMDARIESERNRT, encoded by the coding sequence ATGGCCGAACTGTCGACCCTCGATCAGCAGCTGTGCTTCCAGCTGTACTCCGCCTCGCGCACCATGACCGCGATCTATCGCCCCAAGCTGGAGGCGATGGGCATCACCTACCCGCAGTACCTGGTGATGCTCCTGCTCTGGGAGCGCGATGGCCGCACGGTACGCGACCTGGGGGAGAAGTTGGCCTTGGACTCGGGCACGCTCTCCCCGCTGCTGAAGCGGCTGGAGGGCGGCGGACTGGTGGAACGGTCACGCTCGGCCACCGACGAACGCCGCGTGGAGATTCGGCTCACCGAGCGCGGGAGCGCCTTGCGTGAGCAGGCGTGCGGCATTCCCGAGGAAATCTTCGACGCCACCGGGCTTCGGCCCGAAGAAGCGATCGCACTGCGCGACACGCTGGCGCGCCTGAGACGGGCGATGGACGCCCGTATCGAATCCGAAAGGAACCGAACATGA
- a CDS encoding organic hydroperoxide resistance protein → MNVLYTTEALATGDGRDGRVRSDDGRIDLDLAVPKQMGGSGEGANPEQLFAAGYAACFHSALRMVARQAKVNVEDSSVGAAVGIGTTEAGGFGLQVTLEVTLPHISRDQAQSLADRAHQVCPYSNATRGNIDVRVLVADD, encoded by the coding sequence ATGAACGTTCTCTACACCACCGAAGCGCTCGCCACCGGCGACGGCCGCGACGGTCGGGTCCGCTCCGACGACGGCCGGATCGATCTCGACCTGGCCGTGCCCAAGCAGATGGGCGGCAGCGGCGAGGGGGCCAATCCCGAGCAGCTGTTCGCCGCGGGCTATGCCGCCTGCTTCCACTCCGCACTGCGCATGGTCGCCCGCCAGGCGAAGGTGAACGTCGAGGACTCCTCGGTCGGCGCCGCTGTCGGCATCGGTACCACCGAGGCGGGCGGCTTCGGATTGCAGGTGACTCTGGAGGTGACGTTGCCCCACATCTCCCGCGACCAAGCGCAGAGCCTGGCCGATCGAGCCCATCAGGTGTGCCCGTACTCGAATGCCACCCGCGGCAATATCGACGTCCGGGTGCTGGTCGCCGACGACTGA
- a CDS encoding MarR family winged helix-turn-helix transcriptional regulator gives MGSAIDDPLRLERQVCFALAVANRAVLSIYRPLLEPMKLTHPQYLVMLTLWGDAPLSVKEIGELLQLDSPTLSPLLKRLEALDYITRTRDPRDERNLVIDLTPTGRALRVEAEKIPAAVVERLGVGLDELEELHSVLTRVNRAARR, from the coding sequence ATGGGCAGCGCGATCGATGATCCGCTGCGACTGGAGCGGCAGGTGTGCTTCGCGCTGGCGGTAGCCAACCGTGCCGTGCTGTCGATCTATCGGCCTCTTCTGGAACCGATGAAGCTCACCCACCCGCAATACCTGGTGATGCTCACGCTGTGGGGTGACGCCCCGCTGTCGGTCAAGGAGATCGGCGAACTGCTGCAACTGGATTCGCCGACGCTGTCGCCACTGCTCAAGCGTCTCGAAGCGCTGGACTACATCACTCGCACTCGCGATCCGCGCGACGAGCGCAACCTCGTCATCGACCTGACGCCCACCGGGCGGGCACTGCGCGTCGAGGCGGAGAAGATCCCGGCCGCGGTGGTCGAGAGGTTGGGCGTGGGCCTCGACGAGCTCGAGGAATTGCACAGCGTGCTGACGCGAGTGAATCGGGCCGCCCGCCGATAG
- a CDS encoding DUF5313 family protein yields the protein MHARTKPTLVQQVHYVFGGTLPPSMADWVIADLTGPGATRRYLLRFLLPVIPPLCLFMLLPGPLWMQLSMMSLLYVPHVYFTIALLTVYRRHRLAKHGLDPDLANQEEIRRRDEERVAYERRYGRA from the coding sequence ATGCACGCGCGAACGAAACCGACCCTTGTCCAACAGGTCCACTACGTCTTCGGTGGGACTCTGCCGCCCTCGATGGCGGACTGGGTGATCGCCGACCTCACCGGCCCTGGAGCGACGCGCCGCTACCTGCTTCGCTTCCTGCTGCCGGTGATCCCGCCCCTGTGTCTGTTCATGCTGCTGCCCGGACCGCTGTGGATGCAGTTGTCCATGATGTCGCTGCTGTATGTGCCCCACGTCTACTTCACGATCGCGCTGCTGACCGTCTATCGCAGGCATCGCCTGGCCAAGCACGGTCTCGATCCCGACCTGGCGAACCAGGAGGAGATCCGACGCCGCGACGAAGAACGGGTGGCGTACGAGCGCCGGTACGGCAGGGCGTAG
- a CDS encoding ATP-binding cassette domain-containing protein, producing the protein MTAPAVVVEDLHVAYGSTWALDGVDLEAAAGTTLGVLGHNGAGKTTLIRALTTLVRPTIGRVEIGGIDVAADAGAVRRRIGVTGQYAGLDEFFTARENLELIGRLAGLRRAAGPRADALIDRLGLHEYAARRVGELSGGSRRRVDLAASLVGDPAVLFLDEPTTGLDPLARAGLWDVVGELTSAGTTVVLTTQYLEEADRLADHIVVLNRGRVAARGTPEELKRIVGGKIVHATVPARQVMDLPFVSDTERADGARVRVSITVDDATTATALVADLHRGGIEVADLDVSSPSLDDVFTHLAHTAGAHR; encoded by the coding sequence ATGACCGCCCCGGCCGTCGTGGTCGAAGATCTGCACGTCGCCTACGGCAGCACGTGGGCCCTCGACGGTGTCGACCTGGAAGCCGCCGCGGGGACGACACTCGGGGTGCTCGGCCACAACGGCGCGGGCAAGACCACCCTGATCAGAGCTCTCACCACCCTGGTGCGGCCGACCATCGGCCGTGTGGAGATCGGCGGCATCGACGTGGCCGCCGACGCCGGTGCGGTCCGCCGCCGGATCGGGGTGACCGGTCAATACGCCGGGCTCGACGAATTCTTCACCGCCCGTGAGAATCTGGAGCTGATCGGTCGCCTGGCGGGATTGCGCCGCGCGGCCGGTCCTCGTGCCGACGCACTCATCGACCGGCTCGGGCTGCACGAATACGCGGCCCGGCGGGTCGGTGAGCTGTCCGGCGGTTCCCGTCGCCGCGTGGATCTGGCCGCGAGCCTGGTCGGTGACCCGGCGGTGCTCTTTCTCGACGAGCCGACGACCGGTCTGGATCCTCTCGCCCGCGCCGGGCTGTGGGACGTCGTCGGCGAACTCACCTCCGCCGGCACCACCGTCGTGCTCACCACCCAATACCTCGAGGAAGCCGACCGGCTCGCCGACCACATCGTGGTACTGAACCGCGGCCGAGTCGCGGCCCGCGGCACCCCTGAGGAGTTGAAACGAATCGTCGGCGGCAAGATCGTGCACGCCACCGTCCCTGCCCGGCAGGTCATGGACCTGCCGTTCGTCTCCGACACCGAACGAGCCGACGGCGCACGGGTGCGGGTGTCGATCACCGTCGACGACGCCACCACCGCGACCGCGCTGGTGGCCGATCTGCACCGAGGCGGCATCGAGGTCGCCGATCTGGATGTGTCCTCCCCGAGCCTCGACGACGTCTTCACTCATCTCGCCCACACGGCAGGAGCTCACCGATGA
- a CDS encoding ABC transporter permease, with amino-acid sequence MTHTSTPVGRSSTADQLAALTVRSLRTSARVPQLLMFSLTMPMAMLVLFSQVFRSVTAGPGFPAGVSYIDFLTPAMLAVSTVMAGTNAGVSAAIDHTNGLHDRFASLPMRATLPGVARTLNEAVFTLARAALLGIAAVLLGFGFHGSAVDAVAAVVVLVVLAGAMSALFGLIGDRLRRPDVVQFAGMMVMMPLMFVSSAFAPIETMPGWMQAVATANPVAHAIDALRGHVLGTATAGDTIMALVAAIALWAAVAAVPMITRVVRPVRAR; translated from the coding sequence ATGACTCACACCAGCACTCCGGTCGGCCGTTCCTCGACCGCGGACCAGCTCGCCGCCCTGACCGTCCGAAGCCTGCGCACCAGCGCCCGCGTCCCGCAGCTTCTGATGTTCTCGTTGACCATGCCGATGGCGATGCTCGTCCTGTTCAGCCAGGTGTTCCGCAGCGTCACCGCCGGACCCGGTTTCCCCGCCGGGGTCAGCTACATCGACTTCCTCACTCCCGCCATGCTCGCCGTCTCCACCGTGATGGCGGGCACCAATGCGGGGGTCTCGGCCGCGATCGACCACACCAACGGCCTGCACGACCGGTTCGCGTCCCTGCCGATGCGGGCGACGTTGCCCGGGGTGGCCCGCACCCTGAACGAAGCCGTCTTCACTCTGGCCCGTGCCGCGCTGCTCGGGATCGCCGCCGTACTGCTGGGATTCGGTTTCCACGGCAGCGCCGTCGATGCTGTGGCGGCGGTTGTGGTGCTGGTGGTGCTGGCGGGGGCGATGAGCGCCCTGTTCGGGCTGATCGGGGATCGGTTGCGCCGGCCGGATGTGGTCCAGTTCGCCGGAATGATGGTGATGATGCCACTGATGTTCGTCTCCAGCGCGTTCGCACCCATCGAGACCATGCCCGGCTGGATGCAGGCCGTGGCCACGGCGAATCCGGTCGCACACGCCATCGACGCTCTGCGCGGGCACGTGCTCGGCACCGCCACGGCAGGCGACACCATCATGGCATTGGTCGCGGCGATCGCACTGTGGGCGGCGGTTGCCGCCGTACCGATGATCACCCGCGTGGTTCGACCGGTGCGCGCCCGCTGA
- a CDS encoding sigma-70 family RNA polymerase sigma factor produces MSETTAVTATSPPRGDSDLDHLWRRFSSDLRAFIARRVARPEDAEDILSKVFLRMVESLDDLRDQDRLLGWMYAITRNAITDYYRSAPRRRELAVDAVPDSASTPDGELDTDPAAEKELASCLVPMLSALPAEQAAAVKMVDLEARTHAAAAEEAGISVSGMKSRVQRGRAALRAQLHACCRISRDHLGQVHEYQPRNGACACGATPPPEHPTR; encoded by the coding sequence ATGAGTGAGACAACGGCGGTTACGGCAACCTCACCACCGCGTGGCGACAGTGATCTCGACCATCTCTGGCGCCGCTTTTCCAGCGATCTCCGGGCCTTCATCGCGCGCCGGGTGGCGCGTCCGGAGGATGCCGAGGACATCCTGTCCAAGGTGTTCCTGCGAATGGTCGAGAGTCTGGATGATCTGCGTGACCAGGACCGGCTGTTGGGCTGGATGTATGCCATCACCCGCAACGCGATCACCGACTACTACCGATCCGCGCCCCGTCGCCGCGAACTGGCCGTCGACGCCGTGCCGGACAGTGCGTCCACGCCCGACGGTGAACTCGACACCGACCCGGCCGCGGAGAAGGAGCTCGCTTCGTGCCTGGTTCCGATGCTCTCCGCGCTACCCGCCGAACAGGCTGCCGCGGTGAAGATGGTCGACCTCGAGGCCCGCACGCATGCCGCGGCGGCCGAGGAAGCGGGCATCTCGGTGTCGGGAATGAAATCTCGCGTCCAACGTGGCCGCGCCGCCCTCCGTGCCCAATTGCACGCCTGCTGCCGTATCAGCCGGGATCATCTCGGCCAGGTGCACGAATACCAGCCCCGGAACGGTGCCTGCGCGTGTGGGGCGACGCCGCCACCGGAGCACCCGACCCGCTGA
- a CDS encoding ABC transporter permease — translation MEHVTGAKAHPDSAADGGATEKRPGPATALGNGIVSATSTFGRTVRLGARATTLMITDLATGRFPLREALVQAWFFASVSLLPAILISLPMGVVIAVQIGSLTENVGAGSMAGAVGGMGVMQQIAPLAAALLVGGAGASAIASDLGARTVREEIDALRTMGIDPHRRLVAPRVLAMTVVAPMLAVLVILMSVLAGFFVASIGQGVAPGSYWLSFGSFAGVTDLAICLGKSALFGYLVAVIASQRGLQARGGPKGVADCVNAAVVLGLLACLLVNLIITQIVVLFVPIGVL, via the coding sequence ATGGAGCACGTGACGGGCGCGAAAGCGCACCCGGACAGCGCGGCGGACGGCGGCGCGACGGAGAAGCGGCCGGGGCCCGCCACCGCACTCGGAAACGGGATCGTCTCGGCCACAAGCACATTCGGTCGGACCGTGCGCTTGGGAGCGCGCGCGACCACCCTGATGATCACCGATCTGGCCACCGGGCGCTTCCCGTTGCGCGAAGCGCTCGTGCAGGCATGGTTCTTCGCCTCGGTCTCGCTGCTGCCCGCGATCCTCATCTCACTGCCGATGGGCGTGGTGATCGCGGTGCAGATCGGGAGCCTCACCGAGAATGTGGGCGCGGGTTCCATGGCGGGCGCGGTCGGCGGCATGGGCGTGATGCAGCAGATCGCCCCGCTGGCGGCGGCGCTGCTGGTGGGCGGCGCGGGCGCGTCGGCGATCGCCTCCGATCTCGGGGCGCGCACGGTCCGCGAAGAGATCGACGCGCTGCGCACCATGGGCATCGACCCGCACCGCCGCCTCGTCGCGCCCCGTGTGCTGGCCATGACGGTGGTGGCGCCGATGCTGGCGGTGCTGGTCATTCTGATGAGCGTCCTGGCCGGCTTCTTCGTCGCCTCGATCGGCCAAGGGGTCGCGCCGGGCTCGTACTGGCTGTCGTTCGGCAGCTTCGCCGGTGTCACGGATCTGGCGATCTGCCTCGGCAAGTCGGCGCTCTTCGGCTACCTGGTCGCGGTGATCGCCAGTCAGCGCGGGCTGCAGGCGCGAGGCGGCCCCAAGGGCGTGGCCGACTGCGTGAACGCCGCGGTGGTCCTGGGGTTGCTGGCCTGCCTGCTGGTGAACCTGATCATCACTCAGATCGTCGTGCTCTTCGTCCCGATCGGAGTCCTGTGA
- a CDS encoding ABC transporter permease, with translation MVVGRAWTTRPSVYRPAGLRWTTRLHRVWDPWEELGFQLRFGIAAFRGTGWALRRYRKQVVAVFTDLAWGNGRSVIVGGGVAPVLVVMGVVAGAMIGLVGITALDTLGMGPLAGAMSALANPRELAPLIAAVGFAAQAGCRMTAEIGAMRISEEIDALEAQAIDPIPYVVSTRVLAAVLTVVPTYLIALALGFLTTRLTVTVVHGQAVGAFDHYFQMLVEPRDLIYSLVKVIVFVLLVTCVHAYQGFYATGGPEGVGVASGRAIRASLVAIASADMVLTIAMWGIDTDIGFAG, from the coding sequence ATGGTCGTCGGTCGTGCGTGGACCACCCGCCCTTCCGTCTACCGGCCCGCCGGGTTGCGCTGGACGACTCGACTGCACCGGGTCTGGGATCCATGGGAGGAATTGGGCTTTCAACTGCGGTTCGGCATCGCCGCCTTCCGCGGCACCGGGTGGGCACTACGCCGCTACCGCAAGCAGGTCGTGGCGGTGTTCACCGATCTGGCCTGGGGCAACGGGCGATCGGTGATCGTCGGCGGCGGGGTGGCGCCGGTGCTGGTGGTCATGGGTGTCGTCGCCGGGGCGATGATCGGCCTGGTCGGCATCACCGCGCTGGATACCCTGGGCATGGGGCCACTGGCCGGTGCCATGTCGGCACTGGCCAATCCACGGGAGCTGGCCCCGTTGATCGCCGCGGTGGGCTTCGCCGCACAGGCGGGCTGCCGGATGACCGCCGAGATCGGCGCCATGCGCATCTCCGAGGAGATCGATGCGCTCGAGGCCCAGGCCATCGACCCCATCCCGTATGTGGTGTCCACCCGTGTGCTGGCCGCGGTGCTCACCGTCGTGCCGACCTACCTGATCGCGCTCGCGCTCGGATTCCTGACCACCCGCCTCACCGTCACGGTCGTGCACGGGCAGGCCGTCGGCGCGTTCGACCACTACTTCCAGATGCTCGTCGAGCCGCGCGACCTGATCTATTCGCTGGTCAAGGTGATCGTGTTCGTCCTGCTCGTCACCTGCGTCCACGCCTATCAGGGCTTCTACGCCACCGGCGGGCCCGAGGGCGTGGGCGTGGCCTCCGGACGCGCGATCCGGGCGAGCCTGGTCGCCATCGCGTCGGCCGACATGGTGCTGACGATCGCCATGTGGGGCATCGACACCGACATCGGATTCGCGGGGTGA
- a CDS encoding Mce family protein has translation MSRARQFSERGPGRAGLRWRGMVLLAVLALALAAAWRSVEPARTGEVEFDIVAASLGDGVSEDTTVRLRGRTVGAVVAVDAVGVDRRRVRVSIEAPRLAELSTAMQTRFVSSNLFGATALELVPMPGGAPIVAGAVLDVGDRVDNFTVTGILRESGRAVADVLTPRLATSLENAAALTEAGAPLLGSALLLARTWERTRTVPLAEAIPDMADAAEGVAAFTPSALSILTALATVEELDEDARILQASDTISEVSNLVFAFAGQLVGALGPTADLVDMLLDTIIPLNQAMRGVTPAQVGALTAGLDGALRQHGEAVVLDVEVLIDAVPAFTVPLRATGGGPR, from the coding sequence ATGAGCAGAGCGAGGCAATTCTCCGAACGCGGGCCGGGACGGGCCGGGCTGCGGTGGCGCGGGATGGTGCTGCTGGCCGTGCTGGCCCTCGCGCTCGCCGCCGCGTGGCGCTCGGTGGAGCCGGCGAGGACCGGCGAGGTCGAATTCGACATCGTCGCAGCGAGTCTCGGCGACGGGGTAAGCGAGGACACCACGGTCCGGTTGCGTGGGCGCACTGTCGGGGCGGTTGTCGCCGTCGACGCCGTCGGGGTCGACCGGCGGCGCGTGCGGGTGAGCATCGAGGCGCCTCGGCTGGCGGAACTGAGCACGGCGATGCAGACGCGTTTCGTCTCGTCGAACCTGTTCGGCGCGACCGCGCTGGAACTGGTGCCCATGCCGGGCGGCGCGCCGATCGTCGCGGGCGCCGTGCTCGATGTCGGCGATCGGGTCGACAACTTCACCGTCACCGGCATTCTGCGCGAGTCCGGTCGCGCGGTCGCCGACGTACTGACCCCGCGCCTGGCGACCTCGCTGGAGAACGCGGCCGCGCTCACCGAGGCGGGCGCGCCGCTGCTCGGCTCGGCGCTGCTGCTGGCCCGCACCTGGGAGCGCACGCGGACCGTCCCGCTGGCGGAGGCGATCCCGGACATGGCCGATGCGGCCGAGGGCGTCGCCGCGTTCACGCCCTCGGCGCTGAGCATCCTCACCGCGCTCGCCACGGTCGAGGAGCTCGACGAGGACGCGCGGATTCTGCAGGCCTCCGACACCATTTCCGAGGTCTCGAACCTGGTGTTCGCCTTCGCCGGTCAGCTCGTCGGCGCGCTCGGCCCGACCGCCGACCTGGTGGACATGCTGTTGGACACGATCATTCCGCTGAACCAGGCGATGCGCGGAGTCACCCCCGCCCAGGTCGGCGCGCTCACCGCGGGACTCGACGGCGCGCTACGACAGCACGGCGAGGCAGTCGTGCTGGACGTGGAAGTACTGATCGACGCGGTGCCCGCCTTCACGGTGCCGCTGCGGGCGACGGGAGGAGGACCCCGATGA
- a CDS encoding MlaD family protein — translation MRTPRAAAVRLLVLLGVVIAIVILVVQAITRPVGGETFTYRAEFGDVFGLRDNADVRVRGVQVGKITGITLAADHRAEVRFTLRTEHRLREGDQLAIRFQNLTGQRYLAVLPAEAGGPPHDPREPVRDTVDSFDITTVFNGLRPLLREADPQVYNRFAQTLVAVIEGNGDDLAPLLRDLGALASYAEDRSAVITVVVANLDSLSQKLRGRSENLENILRVFHSIFMPVAGRMAEFLNLMQKGSVEMSEIVRTTEALSRLMLGARDSTDALTERLRQALPDTTEAVRSLSELPGVLAALNALIPASEPDRYCANGTFAPPVNAAVLLQGRRLTVCAGGGR, via the coding sequence ATGAGAACTCCTCGTGCCGCCGCGGTGCGCCTGCTGGTGTTGCTGGGCGTGGTGATCGCGATCGTGATCCTGGTGGTGCAGGCCATCACCCGCCCCGTCGGCGGCGAAACCTTCACCTATCGGGCCGAATTCGGTGATGTGTTCGGGTTGCGGGACAACGCCGACGTCCGGGTGCGCGGTGTGCAGGTCGGCAAGATCACCGGCATCACCCTGGCCGCCGATCATCGGGCCGAGGTGCGCTTCACGCTGCGCACCGAGCACCGCCTGCGCGAGGGCGACCAGCTCGCCATCCGCTTCCAGAACCTCACCGGCCAGCGCTATCTGGCCGTGCTGCCCGCCGAGGCGGGCGGGCCGCCGCACGATCCCCGCGAACCGGTTCGCGACACCGTCGATTCCTTCGACATCACCACCGTCTTCAACGGGCTGCGACCGCTGCTGCGCGAAGCGGACCCGCAGGTGTACAACCGATTCGCCCAGACCCTGGTGGCCGTGATCGAAGGCAACGGCGACGATCTGGCACCGCTGCTGCGCGATCTCGGCGCGCTGGCCTCCTACGCCGAGGATCGCAGCGCCGTCATCACCGTCGTGGTGGCGAATCTGGACAGCCTGTCGCAGAAGCTGCGCGGCCGTTCGGAGAACCTGGAGAACATCCTGCGGGTGTTCCACTCCATCTTCATGCCGGTCGCCGGTCGCATGGCGGAGTTCTTGAACCTCATGCAGAAGGGCTCGGTGGAGATGAGCGAGATCGTCCGGACCACCGAGGCATTGAGCAGACTCATGCTCGGCGCCAGGGACAGCACCGACGCACTGACCGAACGCCTCCGGCAAGCGCTGCCCGACACCACCGAGGCGGTGCGGTCACTGTCGGAGCTGCCCGGCGTGCTGGCCGCGCTCAACGCACTCATTCCGGCGTCGGAACCCGACCGGTACTGCGCGAACGGCACTTTCGCCCCACCGGTGAACGCGGCCGTGCTGTTGCAGGGCAGGCGACTGACCGTGTGCGCAGGAGGCGGACGATGA